From a single Macrobrachium rosenbergii isolate ZJJX-2024 chromosome 9, ASM4041242v1, whole genome shotgun sequence genomic region:
- the LOC136842004 gene encoding uncharacterized protein — translation MADTTATTDITTASAAAAAATKIAATTATANTDAVTITLTAQTTIIVTVITAVTAKATRTTTVTTTAVITAKATRTTTVTTTLLLLLKQQEQQLLPLPLLLLLKQREQQLLPRRCCYC, via the coding sequence ATGGCTGATACCACTGCTACCACTGATATAAcaactgcttctgctgctgctgctgctgctactaaaaTAGCAGCAACAACAGCCACTGCTAATACTGATGCTGTAACAATAACTCTTACAGCTCAAACAACAATAATCGTAACTGTTATTACCGCTGTTACTGCTaaagcaacaagaacaacaactgtTACTACTACCGCTGTTATTACGGCTaaagcaacaagaacaacaactgtTACCACGACGCTGTTGTTACTGCTaaagcaacaagaacaacaactgtTACCACTACCGCTGTTATTACTGCTAAAGCAACGAGAACAACAACTGTTACCACGACGCTGTTGTTACTGCTaa